The following are from one region of the Paenibacillus sp. KS-LC4 genome:
- a CDS encoding phosphate propanoyltransferase has product MTQKLVPVGVSARHIHLSEEHVAILFGEGYELTEAKALSQPGQYAANETVAVIGPKSSFPKVRILGPVRKATQLEVSRTDAFSIGVNPPVRESGDISGSAGITLKGPAGEVTIEEGVIVAARHIHFHTSDAEKWGIADKQKLKVRFGGERGVVFEEVIARVSPDFALDMHIDTDEANAAGIKNGDTAEIVG; this is encoded by the coding sequence ATGACACAAAAACTAGTACCTGTAGGGGTATCGGCACGCCATATTCATTTATCTGAGGAGCATGTCGCGATTTTATTTGGAGAAGGCTACGAGCTGACGGAGGCGAAAGCACTCTCTCAGCCAGGACAATATGCAGCAAATGAAACGGTTGCCGTAATCGGACCGAAATCTTCTTTTCCTAAAGTAAGAATTCTTGGGCCTGTCCGCAAGGCGACACAGCTTGAAGTTTCACGCACGGATGCTTTCTCGATTGGCGTAAACCCGCCGGTTCGCGAATCCGGTGATATTAGCGGCTCGGCTGGCATTACGCTGAAGGGGCCTGCTGGTGAAGTGACCATTGAGGAAGGCGTTATCGTTGCAGCGCGCCACATTCATTTTCATACGAGCGATGCTGAGAAATGGGGCATTGCCGATAAGCAAAAGCTGAAGGTGCGTTTTGGCGGAGAGCGCGGCGTTGTATTTGAGGAAGTGATTGCCCGTGTATCCCCAGACTTTGCACTCGACATGCATATTGATACGGACGAAGCGAATGCGGCCGGCATCAAAAATGGCGATACAGCTGAAATTGTAGGCTAA
- a CDS encoding MFS transporter, with amino-acid sequence MSTASQRLIFTVVTLLYWTSMYVYVPTLSPFLSGRGLSMQLIGIVLGSYGFVQMLIRFPVGVASDRFGKRKPFIILGMVTALLSCLLFLVPGHWLWPLGGRAMAGICASTWVAFTVMYANYFAAEDAARAMGSISVMIVSGQMLGMLMSGTVTDMWGDAAPFITGAVIAGVGLVLGLLLKEPPKQPHERVGMTLAMARSIIGTKLLLKVSLLSILAHGVLFITMFGFTPLKAETLGITGYGLTLIVFAFMLPHALASMFTAKWFAPRFGNWVTIGMGFVLSTICTVSIAYTDSFAMLALTQAINGFAQGLHLPLLLGLAIRDVQPAGRATAMGLYQAVYSIGMFSGPFLAGWLNDSWGMSSGFWFGGMLGTAAALLSTWWYMKERTMRRTVAGNN; translated from the coding sequence ATGTCTACCGCTTCACAACGCTTGATATTTACGGTAGTTACGCTGCTATACTGGACGTCAATGTACGTTTATGTGCCAACGTTATCGCCTTTTTTGAGCGGCCGCGGCTTGTCGATGCAATTGATCGGCATTGTGCTTGGCAGCTATGGCTTTGTTCAAATGCTCATACGCTTCCCCGTTGGCGTTGCCTCTGACCGCTTTGGCAAGCGCAAGCCATTTATTATACTGGGTATGGTGACCGCTCTCTTAAGCTGCTTGCTGTTTCTAGTTCCAGGGCACTGGCTATGGCCGCTCGGAGGCCGGGCAATGGCTGGCATATGCGCCTCGACATGGGTTGCCTTTACAGTCATGTACGCCAATTATTTTGCCGCAGAAGATGCTGCAAGGGCAATGGGCAGCATTAGCGTGATGATCGTGAGCGGCCAAATGCTCGGCATGCTGATGAGCGGAACGGTGACGGATATGTGGGGAGATGCCGCCCCCTTCATTACTGGTGCGGTCATCGCTGGAGTGGGGCTAGTGCTAGGCCTGCTTTTAAAAGAACCGCCGAAGCAGCCGCATGAGCGCGTCGGCATGACACTCGCGATGGCACGCAGCATTATCGGCACGAAGCTGCTGCTCAAGGTATCGCTGCTCTCCATTCTCGCACATGGCGTGCTGTTCATCACGATGTTTGGCTTTACGCCACTCAAGGCAGAGACGCTGGGCATTACGGGATATGGGCTGACTTTAATTGTTTTCGCCTTTATGCTGCCGCATGCGCTCGCTTCCATGTTTACGGCCAAATGGTTCGCCCCGCGCTTCGGCAATTGGGTCACCATTGGAATGGGCTTTGTGCTAAGCACTATATGTACGGTTTCCATTGCCTATACAGATTCTTTCGCTATGCTGGCACTGACACAAGCGATTAACGGCTTTGCCCAAGGCTTGCATTTGCCGCTGCTGCTTGGACTTGCCATTCGTGATGTCCAGCCAGCTGGAAGAGCTACTGCCATGGGCCTTTATCAGGCAGTATATTCAATCGGGATGTTCTCCGGCCCTTTTCTAGCCGGCTGGCTCAATGACAGCTGGGGCATGAGCAGCGGCTTCTGGTTCGGCGGTATGCTTGGAACTGCCGCTGCACTGCTTAGTACGTGGTGGTATATGAAGGAGCGGACTATGCGTAGAACGGTTGCGGGGAATAACTGA
- a CDS encoding YlbF family regulator gives MSEQQTVQGNTEHGHHHHEHGEGCGIPKFDTRDLLIREDIMKKAKELADLIYTSEEVQQYRRAESQIQGNKKVQELIATVKKKQKELVAFETTFKNETMVKKIEQEMEVLQDELDGIPIVTEFQQSQSDINYLLQLVISIVRDTVSEKINVEAGSEEAPAECD, from the coding sequence ATGTCTGAGCAACAAACGGTCCAAGGAAATACGGAGCATGGCCATCACCATCATGAGCATGGCGAAGGATGCGGGATTCCAAAGTTTGATACGCGTGATTTGCTAATTCGCGAGGACATTATGAAGAAGGCGAAGGAGCTTGCTGACCTGATTTATACTTCTGAGGAAGTACAGCAGTATCGCCGCGCAGAAAGCCAAATTCAAGGAAATAAGAAAGTTCAGGAATTGATTGCGACTGTGAAGAAAAAGCAAAAGGAGCTTGTCGCCTTCGAAACGACTTTCAAGAACGAGACGATGGTCAAAAAGATTGAGCAGGAAATGGAAGTGCTCCAGGATGAGCTGGACGGCATTCCGATCGTAACGGAATTCCAGCAAAGCCAGTCCGACATCAACTATTTGCTGCAGCTCGTTATTTCGATTGTTCGAGATACCGTTTCTGAGAAAATCAACGTTGAGGCAGGCTCTGAGGAAGCGCCTGCTGAATGCGACTAA
- a CDS encoding GNAT family N-acetyltransferase — protein MNIRKRGSNENDIMDLLLLADPSRKIVEEYVKRGECFVAEENNQIVGVYVLLPTRPETVELVNVAVVESMHGRGIGKTLVLHAVQTAQERGYHTIEIGTGNSSIGQLALYQKCGFRIVGVDPDFFIRHYSEEIYENGIQCRDMIRLSRYLDM, from the coding sequence ATGAATATTAGAAAACGCGGTTCAAACGAAAATGATATCATGGATCTTTTGCTGTTAGCAGATCCTTCTCGCAAAATTGTTGAGGAATACGTGAAACGAGGAGAGTGCTTTGTAGCGGAGGAAAACAATCAAATAGTAGGCGTTTATGTGCTTTTGCCTACAAGGCCTGAAACGGTCGAATTGGTGAATGTAGCCGTTGTGGAATCGATGCATGGAAGAGGAATAGGAAAAACGCTAGTTTTGCATGCCGTTCAAACAGCACAGGAGAGAGGATATCATACAATTGAAATCGGTACTGGAAATTCAAGTATAGGACAATTGGCTCTATATCAAAAATGCGGTTTTAGAATAGTTGGTGTTGACCCAGACTTTTTTATCAGGCATTACTCAGAAGAAATTTATGAAAATGGGATTCAATGCAGAGATATGATTCGATTATCTAGATATTTGGATATGTAA
- a CDS encoding ATP-binding cassette domain-containing protein: protein MREYMIQFEGLTVRPRVFDMTSEQLPIIRDVCFTLNEGDWLTLLGSNGSGKSTLAKVIAGLPVGEKSGTYLLGAKLAAYNKPIPIVMQQPEASMLGATPWEDIVLMLEQHGINSEAIAALTEESLGLTGLLERKDQAVGTLSGGQKQLTAIAGCLAVKAPVLVLDEATAMLDPEASRATCEQVRELHAAGSTIIWITQKLDELRHGDRVVVMERGQLVFDGTTEMFYERSGVEEGSGNEEGGQSWCELLGFEAPYAVQTAWELDKLGIALKPLPLTVDGLAEALQR, encoded by the coding sequence TTGCGCGAATATATGATACAGTTCGAAGGTCTGACGGTCAGGCCACGTGTTTTTGACATGACAAGTGAGCAGCTTCCCATTATTAGAGATGTTTGCTTCACTCTAAACGAGGGAGATTGGCTGACACTGCTAGGAAGCAATGGGAGCGGGAAAAGCACGCTCGCTAAGGTTATTGCCGGGTTACCTGTAGGCGAAAAAAGCGGCACTTATTTGCTTGGAGCGAAGCTTGCTGCCTACAATAAACCGATTCCAATTGTTATGCAGCAGCCCGAGGCGTCCATGCTTGGCGCAACGCCTTGGGAGGATATTGTATTGATGCTGGAGCAGCACGGGATTAATAGTGAGGCGATAGCTGCGCTTACGGAGGAGTCGCTTGGTTTAACCGGCTTGCTGGAACGGAAGGATCAAGCGGTTGGAACCTTGTCTGGCGGGCAGAAGCAGCTGACAGCCATCGCTGGTTGTCTGGCGGTAAAAGCACCTGTGCTTGTGCTTGATGAAGCGACTGCAATGCTGGACCCTGAAGCAAGTCGAGCCACCTGCGAGCAAGTGCGCGAGCTTCATGCTGCGGGGAGCACGATAATATGGATTACGCAAAAGCTGGATGAGCTGCGACATGGTGATCGAGTCGTCGTGATGGAGCGGGGCCAGCTCGTTTTTGACGGGACGACGGAGATGTTTTATGAGCGCAGTGGTGTTGAAGAGGGTTCAGGGAATGAAGAAGGGGGGCAGAGCTGGTGCGAGCTGCTCGGCTTTGAGGCTCCCTATGCCGTACAGACAGCTTGGGAGCTGGACAAGCTGGGCATCGCTTTAAAGCCTCTGCCTTTGACCGTAGACGGGCTCGCGGAGGCGCTGCAAAGATGA
- a CDS encoding ABC transporter permease produces MRNDTVSKDWRSKLINPVLDKEFRLRMRTPRTMWTLLAYLFAIGLFALSSIYLLNMSSGNGTSFNPSESRMLFYFLSFVQLGLISFMAPGLTAGVISGERERQTLNLLLTTQQSSTTIILSKLLSSLSFMILIVISTLPIYSMVFLFGGISPTQLLLVFFFYLFLMIVIGAFGILFSTIVKRTMIAVILTYGVTLFLYAGTALIGYVALMVSMQISGYSGSNEWIAHIFAWNPGVAMYSILDPNITREIVYTGSGSTASEPFLQLWQEFMLIYLVLASLAIWLSIRYLRPRMKQSRK; encoded by the coding sequence ATGAGAAACGATACTGTAAGCAAAGATTGGCGCAGCAAGCTGATCAATCCGGTGCTGGACAAGGAATTCCGCTTGCGGATGCGGACGCCGCGCACGATGTGGACGCTGCTTGCCTATTTATTCGCCATTGGGCTGTTTGCCCTAAGCTCTATTTATTTGCTTAATATGAGCTCGGGCAACGGCACCTCTTTTAATCCGAGCGAAAGCCGCATGCTGTTTTATTTTCTCAGCTTCGTGCAGCTCGGTCTTATTTCCTTTATGGCTCCTGGCCTTACAGCTGGTGTTATAAGCGGTGAGCGTGAACGGCAGACCCTTAATCTGCTGCTTACGACACAGCAAAGCTCGACCACGATTATTTTAAGCAAGCTGCTATCTTCTCTGAGCTTTATGATTTTAATCGTCATTAGTACGCTTCCCATATACAGTATGGTGTTTCTATTCGGCGGCATATCGCCAACGCAGCTGCTGCTCGTCTTTTTCTTTTATTTATTTTTGATGATCGTTATAGGAGCATTCGGCATTTTGTTCTCCACCATCGTCAAGCGTACGATGATTGCTGTTATTTTGACCTATGGCGTCACCTTATTTTTGTACGCGGGCACAGCGCTCATCGGTTATGTAGCGTTAATGGTATCTATGCAGATTTCAGGCTACAGCGGTTCTAACGAATGGATCGCTCATATTTTTGCATGGAACCCAGGGGTGGCGATGTACAGCATTTTAGACCCTAACATAACGAGAGAAATCGTTTATACGGGCTCTGGTTCCACCGCATCTGAACCGTTTTTGCAGCTCTGGCAGGAGTTTATGCTCATCTATCTCGTATTGGCCTCTTTAGCCATTTGGTTAAGCATTCGCTACCTGCGTCCTCGTATGAAGCAGAGCAGGAAGTAG
- a CDS encoding ABC transporter ATP-binding protein: MIEIKGLSKSFGSFHALKSLDLTIARGRVFGFVGPNGAGKSTTMSILATLLSPSSGYAKVDGFDVTKHPAEVRKRIGYMPDFFGVYDQFKAVEYLHFYGASYGIPKREREELIPQLLELVNLSDKRDAYVDTLSRGMKQRLCLARCLVHDPDLLILDEPASGLDPRARIEMREILLELKAMGKTIIISSHILPELAEMVDEIGVIEHGQMIAQGNVSEIQNRLRVKRILYIRLLERLEEAEQFLQEQPHVTRLMRDERGIHVHFSGQDLEQAELIGELLAAGYRIVSFSEGQTNLEDVFLEITRGGDGFE, from the coding sequence ATGATAGAGATTAAAGGACTCAGCAAGTCCTTCGGCTCGTTCCATGCGCTGAAATCGCTTGATTTGACGATTGCCAGGGGCAGGGTGTTCGGTTTTGTAGGGCCGAATGGCGCGGGAAAATCAACGACGATGTCCATTTTGGCTACACTGCTTTCGCCTTCGTCGGGTTATGCAAAGGTAGATGGCTTTGATGTGACGAAGCACCCGGCAGAAGTGAGAAAGCGAATTGGATATATGCCGGATTTCTTCGGTGTGTATGACCAGTTTAAAGCGGTCGAATATTTACATTTTTATGGTGCCAGCTATGGCATACCCAAGAGGGAACGGGAAGAGCTCATTCCGCAGCTGCTTGAGCTGGTCAATCTCAGTGACAAGCGGGATGCTTATGTCGATACGCTGTCGCGCGGCATGAAGCAGCGGCTGTGCTTGGCGCGTTGCCTTGTCCATGATCCCGATTTGCTCATACTCGATGAGCCGGCCTCCGGGCTTGACCCGCGGGCGAGAATCGAAATGCGGGAAATTTTGCTTGAGCTTAAGGCAATGGGTAAAACAATCATTATTTCCTCGCATATTTTGCCTGAGCTTGCGGAGATGGTTGACGAAATTGGCGTTATCGAGCATGGCCAGATGATTGCCCAAGGCAATGTATCGGAAATCCAGAACCGGCTGCGGGTGAAGCGGATTTTATATATTCGGCTGCTGGAGCGGCTGGAGGAGGCTGAGCAGTTTTTGCAGGAGCAGCCGCATGTGACGCGTCTGATGCGCGATGAGCGGGGCATACATGTTCATTTTAGCGGACAGGATCTCGAACAGGCTGAGCTGATCGGCGAATTGCTAGCTGCGGGTTACCGCATCGTTTCGTTTAGCGAAGGGCAGACGAATTTGGAAGATGTCTTTTTGGAAATTACGAGAGGAGGGGACGGCTTCGAATGA
- the miaB gene encoding tRNA (N6-isopentenyl adenosine(37)-C2)-methylthiotransferase MiaB, which yields MTKGNSADLKAANKDRDYSKYFDFSDAKVLSEEDGKITYRIKGRNIQINAAPNHKEEKKRGKEDIEVHYDFSIPEEFRTLGKGKFYLIQTYGCQMNEHDTEVMKGMFEEMGYTATDDRTEADVVLLNTCAIRENAEDKVFGELGHLKVLKQQKPGLLLGVCGCMSQEESVVGRILQKHSFVDMIFGTHNIHRLPFLLQNAYFSKEMVVEVWSKEGDIIENMPKKREGMRAWVNIMYGCDKFCTYCIVPYTRGKERSRRPEDVIAEVRELARQGFKEVTLLGQNVNAYGKDFEDIAYRFGDLMNDMSKIDIPRVRFTTSHPRDFDDHLIEVLAQRGNLVEHIHLPVQSGSTEVLKRMSRKYSREMYLELVGKIKAAIPDAMLTSDIIVGFPGETDEQFEDTLSLVREVGFDSAYTFLYSPREGTPAAGMEDNVPLDVKKRRLQRLNDLLKQMSLESHERMIGTTVEVLIEGESKNNANVLAGRTRTNKLVHLEGPQEWIGQLIEAKVTEAKTWYIKAEPTETQLREAVVL from the coding sequence ATGACAAAGGGGAACTCGGCGGACTTGAAAGCCGCTAATAAAGATAGGGATTACTCGAAATATTTTGATTTCTCTGATGCGAAGGTGCTTAGCGAGGAAGATGGCAAAATCACCTATCGAATCAAAGGGCGCAATATTCAAATCAATGCTGCTCCGAACCACAAGGAAGAGAAAAAACGGGGCAAAGAGGATATAGAGGTTCATTATGATTTTTCCATACCGGAGGAATTCCGGACGCTAGGCAAGGGCAAATTTTATTTGATTCAAACGTACGGCTGCCAAATGAACGAGCATGACACGGAAGTTATGAAGGGCATGTTCGAGGAAATGGGCTATACGGCGACGGACGATCGGACTGAGGCGGATGTGGTGCTGCTAAATACATGTGCGATTCGGGAAAATGCCGAGGATAAAGTATTCGGGGAGCTAGGACATCTGAAGGTGCTGAAGCAGCAGAAGCCGGGCTTGCTGCTTGGCGTATGCGGCTGCATGTCTCAGGAGGAATCGGTTGTCGGACGTATTTTACAAAAGCATTCCTTCGTCGATATGATTTTCGGCACGCATAACATTCACCGCTTGCCCTTCCTGCTGCAAAATGCCTATTTCAGCAAAGAGATGGTTGTCGAGGTTTGGTCCAAGGAAGGCGATATTATCGAAAACATGCCGAAGAAACGCGAAGGCATGCGGGCTTGGGTTAACATTATGTATGGCTGCGATAAATTTTGCACGTACTGTATTGTGCCTTACACTAGGGGCAAGGAGCGGAGCCGCAGGCCAGAGGATGTCATTGCCGAGGTAAGGGAGCTGGCAAGACAGGGCTTCAAGGAAGTGACGCTGCTAGGGCAGAACGTAAACGCTTATGGCAAGGATTTTGAAGATATCGCCTATCGCTTTGGCGATCTCATGAACGATATGTCTAAAATCGACATTCCGCGCGTTCGTTTTACAACGAGTCATCCAAGAGATTTTGATGATCATCTCATTGAGGTGCTGGCGCAGCGGGGCAATTTGGTCGAGCATATTCATCTGCCTGTTCAATCGGGCAGCACGGAAGTGCTTAAACGGATGAGCCGCAAATACTCGCGTGAAATGTATTTAGAGCTTGTAGGTAAAATTAAGGCGGCTATCCCGGATGCGATGCTGACCTCAGATATTATCGTCGGGTTCCCTGGCGAAACGGATGAGCAGTTCGAGGACACGCTCTCGCTCGTTCGCGAGGTGGGCTTTGACTCCGCCTATACCTTCCTTTACTCGCCGCGTGAAGGTACGCCTGCTGCCGGTATGGAGGATAATGTTCCACTTGATGTCAAGAAGCGTCGGCTGCAGCGTCTGAATGATTTACTTAAACAGATGAGCCTGGAAAGCCATGAGCGGATGATCGGCACGACAGTCGAGGTGCTGATTGAAGGTGAGAGCAAAAATAATGCTAATGTGCTGGCGGGACGTACTCGTACGAACAAGCTCGTGCATTTGGAAGGCCCGCAGGAATGGATTGGGCAGCTTATTGAAGCGAAAGTGACGGAAGCGAAAACCTGGTATATTAAAGCAGAGCCTACAGAAACGCAATTGCGTGAAGCGGTTGTGCTCTAA
- a CDS encoding biotin transporter BioY: protein MIKRSTNIRSLVYIALFAALFIVMSSLQFKFAASPVPITLQTLAVALAGLFLGARNGFLSILIVVVLATIGLPLINGNGGLGMIAGPTGGFLVAFPFCALLVGFFSSKLLHSSFAAKNRIATAILLFVIFELFSSFFAYVVGIPWLMQVTGLSFQKAMINGCYPFLPGDAAKSVLAVIITLALKPYILRIQASTGKQNTEAAASFPTTV from the coding sequence TTGATCAAACGCAGTACGAATATTCGCAGCCTGGTGTACATAGCCTTATTCGCTGCCTTATTTATTGTCATGAGCAGCCTTCAATTCAAGTTTGCCGCCTCGCCAGTACCGATAACGCTGCAAACGCTCGCCGTTGCGCTCGCCGGACTATTCCTCGGTGCACGCAATGGATTTTTATCCATATTGATTGTCGTTGTACTGGCAACGATTGGTCTTCCGCTTATTAACGGAAATGGCGGCCTCGGTATGATTGCCGGACCTACTGGCGGTTTTCTAGTAGCCTTCCCCTTTTGCGCGCTGCTTGTAGGCTTCTTCTCATCCAAGCTGCTTCATAGCTCCTTTGCAGCAAAAAACCGCATCGCAACCGCTATTTTGCTGTTTGTCATTTTCGAGCTGTTTAGTTCTTTTTTCGCTTATGTCGTTGGAATCCCTTGGTTAATGCAAGTAACAGGCCTCTCCTTTCAAAAAGCAATGATTAATGGCTGCTACCCCTTCCTGCCAGGCGATGCTGCCAAGTCCGTATTAGCGGTCATTATAACGCTGGCGTTAAAGCCATATATTTTAAGGATTCAAGCTTCAACTGGTAAGCAAAATACAGAAGCCGCTGCTTCATTCCCGACAACCGTTTAA
- a CDS encoding ATP-binding cassette domain-containing protein, which translates to MNDFSWRLEAVRVCAAGERDKTLLAIKEKLVIKEGTITLLIGSNGAGKSTLLEAMAGLRKLSGGHITLGANWLWVNKGRRRRLSRSVVLNTGIALQQSESQWFAATVKEELLYSLKPYKLEPLEKERRLQDALQAAGLPAELLARDPWSLSGGQQRRLALACLLACKPQWLLLDEPTAGLDAEGISRLCAVLAAHKAAGRGAVVATHDPGALLPLADEVVVVVDGSVREAVAASAWANAHAADAAAPQALRALAMLRGFAAQPPGGGAAVWPAPQALAAAIHAAAAQPQSGRADAPAAAALPGAAAMPLAAPQAPPAMELRPSPGAEPTAASASPPLPKPKRRPLPPAQPEAQRLEVRFDPRALIAAYMLLAATIIMQHSWSGLLLAGALAAAIWLPLRTQMRPWLGFIRAYALITLLFGVVAGAHLQPLSFDWEQSARTMLRLATLFCAMLLGLPLLLLMTPLRIQRALEQTFGWLSRFKVPISAITLTVTLIFRFIPLLLNEWERFAKIAHARGKATTPVGVLPPSMLASAIIPYIRSILRLAEQMAEALEARGIGSNEIRSTQGFRLRFGRQDVLLLGAAVIGSVVLYLWAAL; encoded by the coding sequence ATGAACGATTTTAGCTGGAGGCTGGAAGCCGTACGCGTCTGTGCAGCAGGAGAACGAGACAAAACGCTTCTGGCTATAAAAGAAAAGCTCGTAATTAAAGAAGGCACGATTACGCTGCTTATCGGCAGCAATGGTGCAGGAAAATCCACGCTGCTGGAAGCAATGGCAGGGCTCCGCAAGCTAAGCGGGGGCCACATAACGCTCGGCGCTAATTGGCTTTGGGTGAACAAGGGCAGACGCAGACGTCTAAGCCGCAGCGTCGTGCTGAATACGGGCATAGCGCTCCAGCAATCGGAGTCGCAATGGTTTGCGGCGACCGTGAAGGAGGAGCTCCTCTATTCACTGAAGCCGTATAAGCTGGAGCCGCTGGAGAAGGAGCGGCGGCTGCAAGATGCGCTGCAAGCAGCAGGCTTGCCTGCCGAGCTGCTTGCCCGTGATCCTTGGTCGCTCAGCGGCGGACAGCAGCGGCGGCTCGCACTGGCTTGTCTGCTGGCATGCAAGCCGCAATGGCTGCTGCTCGATGAGCCGACGGCGGGGCTGGACGCCGAGGGCATCAGCCGCTTGTGCGCCGTATTAGCAGCGCACAAGGCGGCTGGGCGCGGAGCGGTCGTGGCAACGCACGATCCGGGCGCGCTGCTGCCGCTCGCGGACGAGGTCGTCGTGGTCGTGGACGGCTCGGTCCGCGAAGCGGTCGCTGCATCGGCATGGGCGAATGCCCATGCTGCAGATGCAGCCGCGCCGCAGGCGCTGCGCGCGCTGGCGATGCTGCGCGGCTTCGCGGCGCAGCCGCCGGGCGGCGGCGCCGCCGTATGGCCGGCGCCGCAGGCACTTGCGGCGGCGATACATGCCGCCGCCGCGCAGCCGCAGAGCGGCCGGGCGGACGCCCCGGCCGCAGCGGCGCTGCCTGGCGCGGCGGCTATGCCGCTCGCCGCGCCGCAGGCGCCTCCGGCGATGGAGCTGCGCCCATCGCCGGGCGCAGAGCCCACAGCGGCGAGCGCTTCGCCGCCGCTGCCTAAACCGAAGCGCCGGCCACTCCCGCCGGCGCAGCCCGAAGCGCAGCGCCTAGAGGTGCGCTTCGATCCAAGAGCGCTCATCGCCGCCTATATGCTGCTGGCGGCGACCATCATCATGCAGCATAGCTGGAGCGGCTTGCTGCTTGCAGGAGCGCTTGCAGCCGCGATATGGCTGCCGCTGCGCACTCAAATGCGGCCGTGGCTCGGTTTTATCCGAGCCTACGCCTTAATCACTCTGCTCTTCGGTGTTGTAGCTGGAGCGCACCTACAGCCATTATCGTTTGATTGGGAGCAATCGGCACGAACGATGCTCCGCTTGGCGACGCTTTTTTGCGCCATGCTGCTTGGCCTGCCGCTGCTGCTGCTTATGACGCCGCTGCGGATACAGCGGGCGCTGGAGCAAACATTCGGCTGGCTGAGCCGATTTAAAGTTCCGATCTCAGCGATTACGTTGACCGTCACTTTAATTTTCCGATTTATCCCGCTGCTGCTCAACGAATGGGAGCGCTTTGCGAAAATCGCCCATGCGCGGGGGAAAGCAACTACGCCAGTCGGTGTTTTGCCGCCCTCCATGCTGGCATCGGCGATTATCCCCTACATTCGTTCCATTTTGCGATTAGCCGAGCAAATGGCGGAGGCGTTGGAGGCGAGAGGGATTGGAAGCAATGAAATTCGTTCGACCCAAGGCTTCCGCTTGCGATTTGGCCGTCAGGATGTACTGCTGCTCGGAGCAGCGGTAATCGGCTCGGTCGTATTATACTTATGGGCTGCCCTTTAA
- a CDS encoding stage V sporulation protein S, which translates to MDVLKVSAKSNPNSVAGALAGVLRERGAAELQAIGAGALNQAIKAVAIARGFVAPSGVDLICIPAFTDIVIDGEDRTAIKLIVEPR; encoded by the coding sequence ATGGATGTATTAAAAGTTTCAGCAAAGTCCAATCCAAATTCCGTTGCAGGTGCGCTGGCCGGAGTTTTACGTGAACGCGGCGCCGCTGAATTACAAGCTATCGGGGCGGGTGCACTAAATCAAGCCATTAAGGCAGTTGCGATTGCGCGAGGATTTGTTGCTCCCAGCGGGGTGGATTTAATTTGTATACCGGCATTTACAGACATTGTGATTGATGGCGAGGATCGGACGGCGATCAAGCTCATTGTTGAGCCTAGATAA